A genomic window from Triticum urartu cultivar G1812 chromosome 7, Tu2.1, whole genome shotgun sequence includes:
- the LOC125523076 gene encoding inorganic pyrophosphatase 2-like codes for MAASNDAGVVVVFDFDKTIIDCDSDNWVVDALGASQRFDELLLHLPWNSAIDAMMGELHSQGKSMDEIAGSIRTAPLSRHVVAAIKTAHALGCELRILSDANAFFIDTVLAHHGLAGYFSEISTNPASVDAGGRLRITPHHDFRHGSCSSHGCALATCPPNMCKGKVMEEMLQELSVAAAAGMRRPSRVVYLGDGRGDYCPTLKLAERDYMMPRKGYPVWDLIAGDRRAVRADVRGWADFKDLETVLLDIIHECAVAAMVEQDGGGQVVVGMVVPECCALPAPKVAMAVLPKAIHASN; via the exons ATGGCCGCCAGCAATGACGCAGGCGTGGTGGTCGTCTTCGACTTCGACAAGACCATCATCGACTGCGACAGCGACAACTGGGTCGTCGACGCCCTGGGCGCCAGCCAGCGGTTTGACGAGCTCCTGCTCCACCTCCCATGGAACTCGGCCATC GACGCCATGATGGGCGAGTTGCACTCTCAAGGCAAATCGATGGACGAGATCGCGGGAAGCATCAGGACGGCGCCTCTGTCCCGTCACGTCGTGGCGGCCATCAAGACCGCGCATGCTCTCGGCTGCGAGCTGCGGATCCTCAGCGACGCCAACGCATTTTTCATCGACACCGTCCTTGCGCACCACGGTCTGGCCGGCTACTTCTCGGAGATCAGCACCAACCCGGCCAGCGTCGACGCCGGCGGCCGCCTCAGAATCACCCCGCACCACGACTTCCGTCACGGCTCTTGTAGCAGCCACGGCTGCGCCCTCGCCACCTGCCCTCCCAACATGTGCAAG GGCAAGGTGATGGAGGAGATGCTGCAAGAACtgtcggtggcggcggcagcggggaTGAGGAGGCCGAGTAGAGTGGTGTACCTCGGCGACGGCAGGGGCGACTACTGCCCTACCCTAAAGCTGGCCGAGCGAGACTATATGATGCCCAGGAAGGGCTACCCCGTGTGGGACCTCATCGCCGGAGACCGGCGGGCCGTCCGCGCAGACGTGCGCGGGTGGGCCGACTTCAAGGACCTGGAGACGGTGCTGCTGGACATCATACACGAATGCGCCGTGGCTGCCATGGTTGAACAAGACGGTGGAGGTCAGGTGGTGGTGGGCATGGTGGTGCCAGAGTGTTGTGCCCTTCCTGCTCCCAAGGTGGCGATGGCAGTTCTCCCCAAGGCAATTCATGCGTCCAACTGA